A DNA window from Drosophila gunungcola strain Sukarami unplaced genomic scaffold, Dgunungcola_SK_2 000072F, whole genome shotgun sequence contains the following coding sequences:
- the LOC128264516 gene encoding annexin B10: MDYQPVPTVKDASPFDAAQDAQVLRSAMKGFGTNEEEIIDVLAGRSNQQRQTIRGIYEAEFERDLVEDLKDELGGKFEDVIVGLMMPPVEYLCKQLHAAMAGIGTEEATLVEILCTKSNEEMAQIVAAYEERYQRPLAEQMCSETSGFFRRLLTLIVTGVRDGLSTPVDAGEAKEQAAQLYSAGEAKLGTDEEVFNRIMSHASFPQLRLVFEEYKELSGQTIEQAIKHEMSDELHEAMMAIVECVQSPAAFFANRLYKAMNGAGTDDATLIRIIVSRSEIDLETIKQEFERIYNRTLHSAVVAETSGDYKRALTALLGTA, from the exons ATGGATTACCAG CCCGTGCCCACGGTGAAGGACGCCAGCCCCTTCGACGCTGCCCAGGATGCCCAGGTGCTGCGGTCGGCGATGAAGGGATTCGGCACCAACGAGGAGGAGATCATTGACGTCCTGGCCGGCAGGAGCAACCAGCAGAGGCAAACGATTCGGGGCATCTACGAGGCCGAGTTCGAGCGGGACCTGGTCGAGGACCTCAAGGACGAGCTGGGCGGTAAGTTTGAGGACGTGATCGTGGGCCTGATGATGCCGCCGGTGGAGTACCTGTGCAAGCAGCTGCACGCCGCCATGGCCGGCATCGGCACCGAGGAGGCCACGCTCGTCGAGATCCTGTGCACCAAGAGCAACGAGGAGATGGCCCAGATCGTGGCCGCCTACGAGGAGCGCTACCAGCGCCCGCTGGCCGAGCAGATGTGCAGCGAGACGTCCGGCTTCTTCCGCCGCCTGCTCACGCTGATCGTGACCGGAGTCCGCGACGGACTGAGCACCCCCGTCGACGCCGGCGAGGCCAAGGAGCAGGCCGCCCAGCTCTACTCCGCCGGCGAGGCCAAGCTGGGCACCGACGAGGAGGTCTTCAACCGGATCATGTCGCACGCCAGCTTCCCGCAGCTGCGGCTCGTCTTCGAGGAGTACAAGGAGCTCTCCGGCCAGACCATCGAGCAGGCCATCAAGCACGAGATGTCCGACGAGCTGCACGAGGCCATGATGGCCATAG TTGAGTGCGTCCAGTCGCCGGCGGCGTTCTTTGCTAACCGGCTGTACAAGGCGATGAATGGCGCGGGAACCGATGACGCCACCCTCATCCGCATCATCGTCAGTCGCTCGGAGATCGACCTGGAGACCATCAAGCAGGAGTTCGAGCGGATCTACAACCGCACGCTGCACAGCGCCGTGGTG